One region of Micromonospora lupini genomic DNA includes:
- a CDS encoding NAD-dependent epimerase/dehydratase family protein — MRLLVLGGTGFVGGATVAEAVRRGWSVTVFNRGLHGSVPPGVHLLRGDRSAPDGLAALAGGEWDVVVDTWDGAPRAARDAARALVDAVGHYVYVSSGSVYADPVVPGSDETAPVADADPAAVDGDYQQLKAGAERAVREVFGNRALVARAGLILGPGEDIGRLPWWLNRMARGGDVLAPGPAELPIQWIDVRDLAGWMLDQGERGQGGTFNAISRPGHSTMGELLGECVAVTGSDARLRWTDPESILAAGVEPWNDLPIWLPLGHPYRWLLERDTSRAHAAGLTCRPVAETVADTWRWLREVGTVPPRAGRPGRGSVGLDPAREAALLAAEPAG, encoded by the coding sequence ATGAGATTGCTGGTGTTGGGCGGTACGGGTTTCGTGGGCGGTGCGACGGTCGCCGAGGCGGTACGCCGGGGCTGGTCGGTGACGGTGTTCAACCGGGGGCTGCACGGGTCGGTCCCTCCGGGCGTACACCTGTTGCGGGGTGATCGGAGCGCGCCCGACGGTCTGGCCGCGCTGGCCGGCGGCGAGTGGGACGTGGTGGTGGACACCTGGGACGGCGCGCCGCGCGCCGCGCGCGACGCGGCCCGCGCCCTGGTCGACGCCGTCGGGCACTACGTGTACGTGTCGAGCGGCTCGGTCTACGCCGACCCCGTGGTGCCCGGCTCGGACGAGACCGCGCCGGTGGCCGACGCCGACCCGGCCGCTGTCGACGGCGACTACCAACAGCTCAAGGCGGGGGCGGAGCGGGCGGTGCGGGAGGTGTTCGGGAACCGCGCGCTTGTGGCCCGGGCCGGGCTGATCCTCGGTCCGGGGGAGGACATCGGCAGGCTGCCCTGGTGGCTGAACCGGATGGCGCGGGGCGGCGACGTGCTCGCCCCCGGCCCGGCCGAGCTGCCGATCCAGTGGATCGACGTGCGCGACCTGGCCGGCTGGATGCTGGACCAGGGCGAGCGGGGGCAGGGCGGCACGTTCAACGCGATCAGCCGCCCCGGGCACTCCACAATGGGTGAGCTGCTGGGCGAGTGCGTCGCGGTCACCGGCTCCGACGCCCGGCTGCGCTGGACCGACCCCGAGTCCATCCTCGCCGCCGGCGTGGAGCCGTGGAACGACCTGCCGATCTGGTTGCCGCTCGGGCATCCGTACCGCTGGCTGTTGGAGCGGGACACCAGCCGGGCCCACGCGGCGGGGTTGACCTGCCGGCCGGTGGCCGAGACGGTGGCGGACACGTGGCGGTGGCTGCGGGAGGTCGGCACCGTCCCGCCGCGCGCCGGCAGGCCCGGCCGCGGTTCGGTCGGCCTGGACCCGGCACGGGAGGCGGCGCTGCTCGCCGCCGAGCCGGCGGGCTGA
- a CDS encoding response regulator: MIRVFLLDDHEVVRRGLADLLQSSGDIEVVGESGSAQEASRRIPALRPDVAILDARLPDGNGIDVCRDVRAVDSSIKGLILTSYEDDEALFAAIMAGAAGYVLKQIRGTDLVDAVRRVAAGQSLLDPAITARVLERIRNGVEQPRELKSLTEQERRILEYVAEGLTNREIAGKMFLAEKTVKNYVSSVLAKLGLERRTQAAVLATRLLGKTT; encoded by the coding sequence ATGATCCGCGTCTTCCTGCTCGACGACCACGAGGTCGTCCGCCGTGGCCTGGCCGACCTGCTGCAGAGCAGCGGTGACATCGAGGTGGTCGGCGAGTCCGGCTCCGCGCAGGAGGCCAGCCGGCGCATTCCGGCTCTGCGGCCCGACGTCGCGATCCTCGACGCCCGGCTGCCCGACGGCAACGGCATCGACGTGTGCCGCGACGTCCGGGCCGTCGACTCGTCCATCAAGGGCCTGATCCTCACCTCGTACGAGGACGACGAGGCGCTGTTCGCCGCGATCATGGCGGGGGCCGCCGGGTACGTGCTCAAGCAGATCCGTGGCACCGACCTGGTCGACGCGGTGCGGCGGGTGGCGGCCGGGCAGTCCCTGCTCGATCCGGCGATCACCGCCCGGGTGTTGGAGCGCATCCGCAACGGCGTCGAGCAGCCCCGCGAGCTGAAGTCGCTCACCGAGCAGGAGCGCCGGATCCTTGAGTACGTGGCCGAGGGGCTGACCAACAGGGAGATCGCCGGGAAGATGTTCCTGGCGGAGAAGACCGTGAAGAACTACGTCTCAAGCGTGCTGGCGAAGCTCGGCCTGGAGCGTCGCACCCAGGCCGCCGTCCTGGCCACCCGCCTGCTCGGCAAGACCACCTGA
- a CDS encoding universal stress protein, translated as MRDAEILVGYDGSTDASVALDWALTEAERSGQPVRLAYVFEWLTVASWVGPGVAPGVWPDDTARRQADDLVRKAAADAAAAHPGLTITSEVYDGPPALVLQERSADAGLLVLGSRGHGGFGGLLAGSTAVAVAAHAHCPVVVVRDGTAGGPDAPVAVGVDGSAPSLVALGFAAERAAQRRVPLRVLHAWTPGPGGAAGAPDERAAVQETLEPWRRTYPELSMTVDVVGGSPAAMLIEASRSAQLVVVGSRGRGGLAGMLLGSVSQQLIQHAGCPVAVVRER; from the coding sequence GTGCGGGACGCGGAGATCCTGGTCGGCTACGACGGCTCCACCGACGCGTCGGTGGCCCTGGACTGGGCGCTGACCGAGGCCGAGCGCAGCGGCCAGCCGGTGCGGCTGGCGTACGTCTTCGAATGGCTGACGGTGGCCAGTTGGGTCGGTCCGGGCGTGGCGCCCGGCGTGTGGCCGGACGACACCGCCCGGCGGCAGGCCGACGACCTGGTCCGCAAGGCCGCGGCGGACGCCGCCGCCGCGCATCCCGGCCTGACGATCACCAGCGAGGTGTACGACGGGCCGCCCGCCCTGGTGTTGCAGGAACGCTCCGCCGACGCGGGGTTGCTGGTGCTCGGCAGCCGAGGTCACGGCGGGTTCGGCGGGCTGCTGGCCGGGTCGACGGCGGTGGCGGTCGCCGCCCACGCGCACTGCCCGGTCGTGGTGGTCCGCGACGGAACGGCAGGCGGACCGGACGCCCCGGTGGCGGTCGGCGTGGACGGTTCGGCGCCATCGCTCGTGGCGCTCGGCTTCGCGGCGGAACGGGCGGCCCAGCGACGGGTTCCGCTACGCGTGCTGCACGCGTGGACGCCCGGCCCCGGCGGGGCGGCCGGAGCGCCTGACGAGCGGGCCGCCGTGCAGGAGACGCTGGAGCCGTGGCGGCGGACGTATCCCGAGCTGAGCATGACCGTCGACGTGGTCGGGGGCAGCCCGGCGGCGATGCTCATCGAGGCGAGCCGGTCGGCGCAGCTGGTGGTGGTCGGCAGCCGTGGCCGGGGCGGCCTGGCGGGAATGCTGCTCGGCTCGGTGAGCCAGCAGCTGATCCAGCACGCCGGCTGCCCGGTCGCGGTGGTCCGGGAACGCTGA
- a CDS encoding Acg family FMN-binding oxidoreductase: protein MSQDSQLTTALAEAAATAGHAPSVHNTQPWRWRVLPDALELRTVADRQLAAGDPEGRLLAISCGAALHHARLALAAEGWRAVVRRLPDPGDTDLLARLTDLSRTGADPDAMRMVQCMSVRHTDRRPVSDEEVPTTAIEAITRAVTTEGGRLQVLDRDQVLELAATAGHADTVEAEDPELRAELAYWTGRAGAGTGLPAEVLPEQPPQTTVPARDFGRPGSLPVGPGHDRAAVYALLHGDEDERDSWLRAGAALSAAWLTATRLGVSVVPLSAVVEVPGTRQTLRQMLSGIGFPYLVLRLGIADPAHAGPPHTPRLDVEQVVDTSAVR, encoded by the coding sequence ATGAGTCAGGACAGCCAGCTGACCACCGCGTTGGCGGAGGCCGCCGCGACCGCCGGCCACGCCCCCTCGGTGCACAACACCCAGCCGTGGCGCTGGCGGGTGCTGCCCGACGCGTTGGAGCTGCGTACCGTCGCGGACCGGCAACTGGCGGCCGGCGACCCGGAGGGCCGGCTGCTGGCGATCAGCTGCGGGGCCGCCCTGCACCACGCCCGGCTGGCGCTCGCCGCCGAGGGCTGGCGCGCGGTGGTGCGGCGCCTGCCCGACCCGGGCGACACCGACCTGTTGGCCCGGCTGACGGACCTGAGCCGGACCGGGGCGGACCCGGACGCCATGCGGATGGTGCAGTGCATGTCGGTCCGGCACACCGACCGGCGGCCGGTCAGCGACGAGGAAGTCCCCACCACTGCTATCGAGGCGATCACCCGGGCGGTCACGACCGAGGGCGGGCGGTTGCAGGTCCTCGACCGCGACCAGGTGCTGGAGCTGGCCGCCACGGCAGGGCACGCCGACACGGTCGAGGCCGAGGATCCGGAGCTGCGCGCCGAGCTGGCGTACTGGACCGGTCGCGCCGGCGCCGGCACCGGGCTGCCGGCCGAGGTGCTGCCCGAGCAGCCGCCGCAGACCACAGTGCCGGCCCGCGACTTCGGCCGTCCCGGCAGCCTGCCGGTCGGCCCCGGTCACGACCGCGCGGCGGTGTACGCGCTGCTGCACGGCGACGAGGACGAGCGGGACAGTTGGCTGCGCGCCGGAGCTGCGCTCTCCGCCGCCTGGCTGACCGCCACCCGACTCGGCGTGTCGGTGGTGCCGCTCAGCGCGGTGGTGGAGGTCCCGGGCACCCGGCAGACCCTGCGTCAGATGCTCTCCGGCATCGGCTTCCCGTACCTCGTGCTGCGGTTGGGGATCGCGGACCCGGCGCACGCGGGCCCGCCGCACACCCCGCGGCTCGACGTGGAACAGGTGGTCGACACCTCCGCGGTGCGGTGA
- a CDS encoding Acg family FMN-binding oxidoreductase has product MDIVYTADHLRAAAEDAVRAPSLHNTQPWRLRLRDGGIEVLADPTRRLPATDPSGWGVRIACGAALFNLRLALAVAGIPARVRLRPDPAEPDLLARLTPDIPRRPTPAEQSLYAAIHRRFSNRLPFWPDPVPADARWQLAEAARAEQCWLELLIGVSAVTAFGEIARSAHRVLERDPAYRAERQRWLRQEPAPDGVPTSAGGPPHEPQDVLPTRGFGGRDRAPGRDFEPEPLVGVLGSVGNTAVDQVVAGQALQRVLLTATESGLGVSMLSQPIEVPTAREQLRLSLGRFGTPQMVLRIGYGQPGRPTPRRVVDEVLDHPVHRG; this is encoded by the coding sequence ATGGACATCGTCTACACCGCGGACCACCTGCGGGCCGCCGCCGAAGACGCAGTCCGGGCACCGTCGCTGCACAACACCCAGCCCTGGCGGTTGCGGCTGCGCGACGGCGGGATCGAGGTGCTCGCCGACCCCACCCGGCGGCTGCCGGCGACCGACCCGAGCGGCTGGGGCGTCCGGATCGCCTGCGGCGCCGCCCTGTTCAACCTGCGGCTCGCGCTGGCCGTGGCCGGCATCCCCGCCCGGGTACGACTGCGACCCGACCCGGCCGAGCCGGACCTGCTGGCCCGGCTGACGCCGGACATCCCGCGCCGGCCCACCCCCGCCGAGCAGAGCCTGTACGCGGCAATCCACCGCCGGTTCAGCAACCGGCTTCCGTTCTGGCCGGACCCCGTGCCGGCCGACGCGCGGTGGCAACTCGCCGAGGCGGCCCGCGCCGAGCAGTGCTGGCTGGAGCTGCTGATCGGGGTGAGCGCGGTGACGGCGTTCGGCGAGATCGCCCGCAGCGCGCACCGGGTGCTGGAGCGCGACCCCGCCTACCGGGCGGAACGCCAGCGGTGGCTGCGTCAGGAGCCCGCACCGGACGGCGTGCCCACCTCGGCCGGCGGTCCCCCGCACGAGCCACAGGACGTGCTGCCGACGCGCGGCTTCGGTGGACGGGACCGGGCGCCGGGGCGGGACTTCGAACCCGAGCCGCTGGTGGGGGTGCTCGGCTCGGTCGGCAACACCGCAGTGGACCAGGTGGTCGCCGGCCAGGCCCTGCAACGGGTACTGCTCACCGCCACCGAATCCGGGTTGGGCGTGTCGATGCTGTCCCAGCCGATCGAGGTGCCCACCGCGCGGGAGCAGTTACGGTTGTCGCTGGGGCGGTTCGGCACGCCGCAGATGGTGCTGCGGATCGGGTACGGCCAGCCGGGCCGACCGACCCCACGTCGGGTGGTCGACGAGGTGCTGGACCACCCGGTACACCGCGGCTGA
- a CDS encoding heavy metal translocating P-type ATPase codes for MKAEPAECVPERPARSRLRRLWAWAPLVGLGVAVLAGAALRIAGRAGAADLIWAAVTVAALLPAVWSMLRALWRRHFGVDVIAVLALAGALGVGEYLAGAVIAVMVATGRSLEAYAQRRATRDLRALLEHAPRTARRRGPGGAIEVVPLDRVAVADRLLVGPGDVVPVDGTIDEAATLDESVVTGESRLAQRAAGEAVASGVINAGAGFGMRATKSAAQSTYAGIVRLAEEATAHKAPMVRLADRYVAAFVPFTLVLAGLAWLLSGDLVRAVAVLVVATPCPLLLATPIAIVSGLSRVARRGVLVRDGGALELLGRARTLLVDKTGTLTAGRPRAAETVVAPGGDRDEVLRLAASVEQLSPHVLATALVRQARERGLALTEPTGVTEEAGRGVSGRVDGRLIRVGQFTGELPEWADPVRARTELAGWSAVWVSDEESPLGVILLEDPVRPDARRTVRRLRAAGLRRIVMVTGDRPATAAQVAEAVGVDDVLARCTPQEKVDRVRAEAERAVTVMVGDGVNDAPALAQAHVGVAMGATGASASADVADAVLSVDRLDRLADAVEIARYARRIAVQSATVGMGLAVLAMVVAASGRLPPVAGAFLQEGIDVLVILNALRALRGGLRRRDVPPRTRELLARYAGEHQAVRDVLAGLRDTADLVAADPASPRCLPAVRETHRRLSDKVLPHEAAEERQLYPALADPLGSGEATSTMSRAHVEIRRQVDLLGAQLAQTADGRLRPDQVPDLLATLYGLDAVLRLHLAQEEEEFFSLDSSDPSDPAPAHR; via the coding sequence GTGAAGGCGGAGCCGGCCGAGTGCGTACCGGAGCGGCCGGCTCGAAGCCGCCTCCGGCGCTTGTGGGCGTGGGCGCCGCTGGTCGGGCTGGGTGTCGCCGTACTGGCGGGTGCGGCGCTGCGGATCGCCGGTCGGGCCGGCGCGGCGGACCTGATCTGGGCGGCCGTCACGGTGGCGGCGCTGCTGCCCGCCGTCTGGTCGATGCTGCGGGCGCTGTGGCGCCGGCACTTCGGCGTGGACGTGATCGCCGTGCTGGCTCTGGCCGGTGCGCTCGGGGTCGGCGAGTACCTGGCCGGTGCGGTGATCGCGGTGATGGTGGCGACCGGACGGTCGCTGGAGGCGTACGCGCAGCGCCGGGCGACCCGCGACCTGCGGGCCCTGCTGGAGCACGCTCCGCGTACCGCGCGTCGGCGCGGTCCCGGCGGCGCGATCGAGGTGGTGCCCCTGGACCGGGTGGCCGTGGCGGACCGGTTGCTTGTCGGCCCGGGGGACGTGGTGCCGGTCGACGGGACCATCGACGAGGCGGCCACCCTGGACGAGTCGGTGGTCACCGGGGAGTCCCGGCTGGCGCAGAGGGCGGCCGGCGAGGCGGTGGCCAGTGGTGTGATCAACGCCGGCGCCGGGTTCGGCATGCGGGCGACGAAGAGCGCGGCGCAGAGCACCTATGCCGGGATCGTCCGGCTGGCCGAGGAGGCGACCGCGCACAAGGCGCCCATGGTGCGGCTGGCGGACCGGTACGTCGCCGCGTTCGTGCCGTTCACGCTGGTCCTGGCCGGGTTGGCGTGGCTGCTCTCCGGCGACCTGGTCCGGGCGGTGGCGGTGCTGGTGGTGGCCACCCCCTGTCCGCTGCTGCTGGCCACGCCGATCGCGATCGTGTCCGGGCTGTCCCGGGTGGCCCGGCGCGGGGTGCTGGTCCGCGACGGCGGCGCGCTGGAGCTGCTCGGACGGGCTCGTACCCTGCTGGTCGACAAGACCGGCACGCTGACGGCCGGGCGTCCGCGCGCCGCCGAGACGGTCGTCGCGCCGGGCGGCGACCGGGACGAGGTGCTGCGGCTGGCGGCGTCGGTGGAGCAGCTCTCCCCGCACGTGCTGGCCACCGCGCTGGTTCGGCAGGCCCGCGAGCGGGGTCTGGCGCTGACCGAGCCGACCGGGGTGACCGAGGAGGCGGGCCGGGGGGTGAGCGGCCGGGTCGACGGGCGGTTGATCCGGGTCGGCCAGTTCACCGGCGAGCTGCCCGAGTGGGCGGACCCCGTGCGGGCCCGCACCGAACTGGCCGGCTGGTCCGCGGTGTGGGTGAGCGACGAGGAAAGCCCGCTGGGCGTGATCCTGCTGGAGGATCCGGTACGCCCCGATGCCCGCCGGACCGTGCGCCGGCTGCGCGCGGCGGGCCTGCGGCGGATCGTGATGGTCACCGGTGACCGGCCGGCCACCGCCGCCCAGGTCGCCGAGGCGGTCGGCGTCGACGACGTGCTCGCCCGGTGTACGCCGCAGGAGAAGGTGGACCGGGTCCGGGCGGAGGCCGAGCGGGCGGTCACGGTGATGGTCGGCGACGGGGTGAACGACGCTCCGGCGCTGGCCCAGGCGCACGTGGGTGTGGCGATGGGCGCGACCGGCGCGAGCGCATCCGCGGACGTCGCCGACGCCGTACTCAGCGTGGACCGGCTGGACCGGCTCGCCGACGCGGTGGAGATCGCCCGGTACGCCCGCCGCATCGCGGTGCAGAGCGCCACCGTCGGGATGGGGCTCGCGGTGCTCGCGATGGTCGTGGCAGCGTCCGGCCGGCTGCCGCCGGTCGCCGGCGCGTTCCTGCAGGAGGGCATCGACGTGCTGGTCATCCTCAACGCGTTGCGGGCCCTCCGCGGTGGGCTGCGCCGCCGCGACGTCCCGCCGCGTACCCGGGAGCTGCTCGCCCGCTACGCCGGGGAGCACCAGGCGGTCCGGGACGTGCTGGCCGGGCTGCGCGACACCGCCGACCTGGTCGCCGCCGACCCGGCCTCGCCGAGGTGCCTGCCGGCGGTACGCGAGACGCACCGCCGGCTGAGCGACAAGGTGTTGCCGCACGAGGCAGCCGAGGAACGGCAGCTCTATCCCGCGCTGGCCGACCCGCTGGGCAGCGGGGAGGCGACCTCGACGATGAGCCGGGCGCACGTGGAGATCCGCCGCCAGGTCGACCTGCTCGGCGCGCAGCTCGCCCAGACCGCCGACGGCCGGCTGCGTCCGGATCAGGTGCCCGACCTGCTGGCCACCCTCTACGGGCTGGACGCGGTGCTGCGCCTGCACCTGGCTCAGGAAGAGGAGGAGTTCTTCTCCCTCGACTCGTCCGACCCGTCCGACCCGGCGCCTGCGCACCGCTGA
- a CDS encoding phosphoketolase family protein codes for MDTALDVHRALTDEELRRLDAYWRAANYLTVGQIYLLGNPLLREPLTPDDIKPRLLGHWGTSPGLNLIYAHLNRVIVARDVNAMLVTGPGHGGPAIVANTWLEGTWSERYHDVGRDEAGMARLFRQFSFPGGIPSHVAADVPGSIHEGGELGYALSHAYGAAFDNPDLVVACVIGDGEAETGPLAGSWLSTVFLNPARDGAVLPILHLNGYKIANPTVLARIPEEDLLGILRGSGYQPYVVSGDDPAVVHRTLAATMDRALDEIAAIQRRARSGGVVERPRWPMIVLRTPKGWTGPREVDGTQVEGTYRAHQVPLSGVRDNPAHLAELEHWLRSYRPEELFDATGAPVDELRTLPPRGDRRMSANPVTNGGVVLRDLTLPDFRDYGVDVREPGQPMAGATGVLGPWIRDVISANPQSFRLFGPDEVASNRLGAAFEVTDRAWMGATVPGDDHLSPDGRVMEVLSEHLCQGWLEGYLLTGRHGVFTSYEAFIHIVDSMLNQHAKWLKVTRAIPWRQPLASLNYLLSSHVWRQDHNGFSHQDPGFIDHVVNKKAEVVRVYLPPDANTLLSTMDHCLRSRHYINVVVAGKQPAPNWLTMTEAIQHTRRGLGIWEWASSDGGSEPDVVLACCGDVPTLETLAATELLREHLPELKVRLVNVVDLMRLQPDTEHPHGLPDKEFDTIFTADRPVIFAYHGYPWLIHRLTYRRSNHDNLHVRGYKEEGTTTTPFDMVMLNDLDRFHLVIDVIDRVPGLGARAAHLRQQMVDARQAARDYTREHGEDDPRVAEWRWVRETDPTNP; via the coding sequence ATGGACACCGCTCTCGACGTGCACCGCGCACTCACCGACGAGGAGCTGCGCCGGCTGGACGCCTACTGGCGTGCCGCGAACTACCTCACCGTCGGGCAGATCTACCTGCTGGGCAACCCCCTGCTGCGCGAGCCGCTGACCCCCGACGACATCAAGCCCCGGCTGCTCGGGCACTGGGGCACCAGCCCGGGGCTCAATCTGATCTACGCCCACCTCAACCGGGTGATCGTCGCTCGCGACGTGAACGCCATGCTGGTCACCGGGCCGGGGCACGGCGGCCCGGCCATCGTGGCCAACACGTGGCTGGAGGGCACCTGGTCGGAGCGCTACCACGACGTGGGCCGCGACGAGGCCGGGATGGCCCGGCTGTTCCGACAGTTCTCCTTCCCCGGCGGCATCCCCAGCCACGTCGCGGCGGACGTGCCGGGCTCGATCCACGAGGGCGGCGAGCTGGGGTACGCCCTGAGCCACGCCTACGGCGCCGCGTTCGACAATCCGGACCTCGTGGTGGCCTGCGTAATCGGCGACGGTGAGGCGGAGACCGGGCCGCTTGCCGGCAGTTGGCTCTCCACCGTCTTCCTCAATCCGGCCCGCGACGGCGCGGTGCTGCCCATCCTGCACCTCAACGGCTACAAGATCGCCAACCCGACCGTGCTGGCCCGGATCCCCGAGGAGGACCTGCTCGGCATCCTGCGGGGCTCCGGCTACCAGCCGTACGTGGTGTCCGGCGACGACCCGGCGGTGGTGCACCGCACGCTCGCGGCCACGATGGACCGGGCGCTGGACGAGATCGCCGCGATCCAGCGCCGGGCACGCTCCGGCGGCGTCGTCGAGCGTCCCCGCTGGCCGATGATCGTGCTGCGCACGCCGAAGGGCTGGACGGGCCCCCGCGAGGTCGACGGCACCCAGGTGGAGGGCACGTACCGCGCTCACCAGGTGCCACTGTCGGGCGTACGCGACAACCCGGCGCACCTGGCCGAGCTGGAGCACTGGCTGCGCAGCTACCGGCCGGAGGAGCTGTTCGACGCCACCGGCGCCCCGGTCGACGAGCTGCGGACACTGCCGCCACGCGGTGACCGACGGATGAGCGCCAACCCGGTCACCAACGGCGGAGTGGTCCTGCGCGACCTGACCCTGCCCGACTTCCGCGACTACGGCGTGGACGTCCGGGAGCCGGGTCAGCCGATGGCAGGCGCGACAGGGGTGCTCGGCCCGTGGATCCGCGACGTGATCAGCGCCAACCCGCAGTCGTTCCGGCTGTTCGGCCCGGACGAGGTCGCGTCCAACCGGTTGGGCGCCGCCTTCGAGGTGACCGACCGGGCCTGGATGGGCGCCACGGTCCCCGGCGACGACCACCTCTCCCCCGACGGCCGGGTCATGGAGGTGCTCTCCGAGCACCTGTGCCAGGGCTGGCTGGAGGGTTACCTGCTGACCGGCCGGCACGGCGTCTTCACCAGCTACGAGGCGTTCATCCACATCGTCGACTCGATGCTCAACCAGCACGCCAAGTGGCTGAAGGTGACCCGGGCGATCCCCTGGCGGCAGCCCCTCGCCTCGCTGAACTACCTGCTCTCCAGCCACGTGTGGCGGCAGGACCACAACGGCTTCTCGCACCAGGACCCGGGCTTCATCGACCACGTGGTCAACAAGAAGGCCGAGGTGGTGCGGGTCTACCTGCCGCCGGACGCCAACACCCTGCTCTCCACGATGGACCACTGCCTACGCAGCCGGCACTACATAAACGTGGTGGTGGCCGGTAAGCAGCCGGCGCCGAACTGGCTGACGATGACCGAGGCGATCCAGCACACCCGCCGCGGGCTGGGCATCTGGGAGTGGGCCAGCAGCGACGGCGGCAGCGAGCCGGACGTCGTCCTGGCCTGCTGCGGTGACGTGCCCACCCTGGAGACGCTCGCCGCCACCGAGCTGCTGCGCGAACACCTGCCGGAGCTGAAGGTGCGGCTGGTCAACGTGGTCGACCTGATGCGTCTGCAGCCGGACACCGAACACCCGCACGGGCTGCCGGACAAGGAGTTCGACACCATCTTCACCGCGGACCGGCCGGTCATCTTCGCCTACCACGGCTACCCGTGGCTGATCCACCGCCTGACCTACCGCCGCTCCAACCACGACAACCTGCACGTGCGCGGCTACAAGGAGGAGGGCACCACCACCACCCCGTTCGACATGGTGATGCTCAACGACCTGGACCGGTTCCACCTGGTCATCGACGTCATCGACCGGGTACCCGGCCTGGGCGCCCGCGCCGCGCACCTGCGTCAGCAGATGGTCGACGCCCGCCAGGCCGCCCGCGACTACACACGCGAGCACGGCGAGGACGACCCCCGGGTCGCCGAGTGGCGCTGGGTCCGCGAGACCGACCCGACAAACCCCTGA
- a CDS encoding sensor histidine kinase, with protein sequence MSPLSRVRLDELLQEMLDRVGEVMTSRERLRALLDAVVGIGTNLDLRTTLRRIVQAACELVGARYGALGVVGPDRLLHDFIVHGITPEQHAQIGDLPHGRGVLGLLIDEPRPLRMPDITQHPRSYGFPANHPPMHSFLGVPVRIRDQVFGNLYLADKQGGAQFTEDDEEIVVALAAAAGVAIENARLYALAHRRERWLAATAEITTVLLGEVRRTDALALVARRAREVAEAELALVLLHDADTAQFTVEVVDGADERARALVGAVLPAADTSFGVAVAEGRHDQVDDLAHAAPWPALLHTGAAIISPLATAETLHGVLIVAHRPERGGSASEEDMALLGSFAGQAALAMERARGQEERELLVVLEDRERIARDLHDVVIQRLFATGLQLQSAAPMMARPEVARRINAAVDDLDATIRDIRRTIFELRTPMTATLRTEIREAIEVAAESLGFTPHLEVTGPVDSAVPDGVRPDLTAVLREALSNTVRHAQATSVDVAVRVDGGQVSVTVTDDGVGCAPAAARGGLINLRERADRLGGAFTIRPAQPRGTELCWAVPLRD encoded by the coding sequence CTGAGCCCGCTGTCCCGGGTCCGCCTCGACGAGTTGCTCCAGGAGATGCTGGACCGGGTCGGTGAGGTGATGACCAGCCGGGAGCGGCTGCGGGCGCTACTCGACGCCGTCGTCGGCATCGGCACCAACCTGGATCTGCGCACCACCCTGCGACGCATCGTGCAGGCGGCCTGCGAGCTGGTCGGCGCCCGCTACGGCGCGCTGGGCGTCGTCGGTCCGGACCGGCTGCTGCACGACTTCATCGTGCACGGCATCACGCCCGAGCAGCACGCGCAGATCGGCGACCTGCCGCACGGACGGGGTGTGCTCGGCCTGCTCATCGACGAGCCACGCCCGCTGCGCATGCCGGACATCACCCAGCACCCGCGCTCGTACGGCTTCCCCGCCAACCACCCGCCGATGCACAGCTTCCTGGGCGTGCCGGTGCGCATCCGTGACCAGGTGTTCGGCAACCTCTACCTGGCCGACAAGCAGGGCGGCGCGCAGTTCACCGAGGACGACGAGGAGATCGTCGTCGCGCTCGCGGCCGCCGCCGGCGTGGCCATCGAGAACGCCCGCCTGTACGCGCTGGCCCACAGGCGGGAACGCTGGCTCGCCGCGACCGCCGAGATCACCACGGTGCTGCTCGGTGAGGTGCGCCGCACCGACGCGCTGGCGCTTGTCGCCCGCCGCGCCCGGGAGGTCGCCGAGGCGGAGTTGGCGCTGGTGCTGCTGCACGACGCCGACACGGCGCAGTTCACGGTCGAGGTCGTCGACGGCGCCGACGAGCGGGCCCGGGCGCTTGTCGGCGCGGTCCTGCCGGCCGCCGACACCAGCTTCGGGGTAGCCGTGGCCGAGGGCCGGCACGACCAGGTGGACGACCTGGCGCACGCCGCGCCGTGGCCGGCGCTGCTCCACACCGGGGCGGCGATCATCTCGCCGCTCGCCACCGCCGAGACGCTGCACGGCGTGCTGATCGTGGCGCACCGGCCGGAGCGTGGCGGCAGCGCCAGCGAGGAGGACATGGCGCTGCTGGGCAGCTTCGCCGGGCAGGCGGCGCTGGCCATGGAGCGGGCCCGCGGTCAGGAGGAGCGGGAGTTGCTCGTGGTCCTGGAGGACCGCGAACGGATCGCCCGTGACCTGCACGACGTGGTGATCCAGCGGCTCTTCGCCACCGGCCTGCAGTTGCAGAGCGCCGCGCCGATGATGGCCCGCCCCGAGGTGGCGAGGCGGATAAACGCGGCCGTCGACGACCTCGACGCCACCATCCGCGACATCCGGCGGACCATCTTCGAGCTGCGGACGCCGATGACTGCCACGTTGCGCACGGAGATCCGCGAGGCCATCGAGGTGGCTGCCGAGTCGCTGGGCTTCACGCCGCACCTGGAGGTGACCGGCCCGGTGGACAGCGCCGTGCCGGACGGTGTCCGCCCGGATCTCACAGCCGTGCTGCGCGAGGCGCTGTCCAACACGGTCCGCCACGCGCAGGCCACAAGCGTCGACGTGGCCGTACGCGTCGACGGCGGGCAGGTGAGCGTGACGGTCACCGACGACGGGGTGGGCTGCGCCCCGGCAGCCGCCCGGGGTGGCCTGATCAACCTGCGGGAACGGGCCGACCGCCTGGGCGGCGCGTTCACGATCCGCCCGGCACAGCCACGCGGCACCGAGCTGTGCTGGGCAGTGCCGCTGCGCGACTGA